Genomic window (Dyadobacter fanqingshengii):
TATTTTTTTCATAAGAGTATTGTAATGTTTATTTGCACGAGCCAATTTAGCAGAAGCTTGTGCCTTTTATATTTTTTAAAAAACTAGGGTAGAAGCCGATCTTCACCTTGCTGGTAATGTGCATGGGTTTTTACAGGCGCACTTTTAGATTTGTTCATGCGCATCTGGAATACATCCACCAGCAGGGAAAATGCCATAGAGAAGTAAATATAGCCCTTCGGAATTTCCAGCCCAAAGCCCTCACGTTATCAATGCCTAAAACCGCCTCCAAGCGACCAGCGACAAAAGTGAAACGATGACTTCGAATTCCATGAGTATTTGTTGCTTAGAATTTCAATATGAGACTAGTATGCTGTTAACTGACTGTTATATACGGATTTGATTTTGCCATGCCAAAACATTTTTTCATTTATATTTTCTTTCCGATACTATTTTTTGTAAATTTACAACTGTAAAAATAAAAAACAAGAAAAATGACTTATCTCAGTGCTCAGCCGCAGTTCACTACATCATGGGATGAAATCTGCTACCCTGTACATCCGGTGTGGCTGGCAGACTTATTGCCGGACTATGAAATCATGGCCACTGATAAGCAGCAACTTATCGTAGGGCAGCCTTTTCGCGGGACTAAGACGATTTTTGGCATTCAAAGCGCTGACTATGCCATCATACCGAACGTATTAATTAGAGAAGTTGTCGATAAGCTCTTTTCAGACTATAAACTGGAAATAAAATATACTTCTACGGGTGAATTTAGCATTAATATAATTTTTCCTGAGCAGCTTTCCATTGGCGGTGAGCAGTTGCAGCGGAGCATGATTTTGACGAATAGTTATAATGGAAAAACCCCATTTAGCGTACAAGGCAAAACATTGACGGCCATGCTTGATGGTTCAGGGATTCCGGGCACGAGCATGTACCGGGCAGTTTGCCAGAATGGGCTAATGGGATGGGCGGACTCCTTTTCCGAACTCCCAAAATATCGATCGTGGTTGAAGGAACGTGGGCAGGGAAAAGAAAAAAAACAGGGACCCAACAGCAGTGCCATCGCAAAAAAAGATGCAACCAACCGAAAAATCCACCACAGCAGGCAAACACCTGAACTCTTTCAGGAGCAGCTGTATGAATTGCTGGCTGGCCAGGATTACAAAAGCCCTACCCTGACGACCACTGTATATGAGCATTTTCAACAAAAATCCTTTGGCAGAGCGGATGAAAAACTGCTAAAAACAATGCCGATTCCCGTTCAACTGGCCAAGCAAGCTTATGAGCGGCTCAAACTAGAGCAGCGGCTTTTTGACCAGGATTCATCTTACTGGCTGATGTACAATGCCGTTAATCACGCCCTTTTCAATGCGCGAAGCAGTCTTACATTAAATGACCGCTACAAGCTTGATGAAAAAGTTTTCCATCAGCTCGCAGCCAGCTCCTTAATATAACACGGGCCGTCACGCCCCGGTTGCCGTAGGCCGTTGTAGGGTAAGAACCTGGCAGCGGCTACGGCGTAGACCTATATATCCATATGAAAAATAAAAAAACACAGTCATACTTAGCGAAGACGATTTTCGCATGTTAAAACAGTTTGGAAAAAACATCCCAAGCAACCCGAACGAAATGACGCTATCCTACGAGTTAAACTGTGCCATCGTCGTCGAAAATGATGAGCTGCCAGAAGACAGCGTCCGCCTGAATTCGCAGGTGCGTGTTAAGGAACCGGCTTCTAATTTAATAGACTAACTGAAATGATCATGGAAAACGAAAAAATCAGACCGGATAAGGAAATGTTAACGGCAATGTTCTACGCATTTACGATCATGCTTATGTATATCACCATTTGCATATTGATGACAACCATCAAATAAAAAAACACATACAATGGAATTTTTCAACCAAATCCTAGATGTCTTTTTCCACCTGGACACACATTTGGGACACATCATTGAGCAGTATGGCGCATGGACTTATGCCGTGCTTTTTCTGATCATTTTTATTGAAACGGGGGTTGTATTTATGCCATTTCTCCCTGGCGATTCATTACTGTTTGCAGCAGGAATGATGGCTGCAAAATACCCCGATTCGCTTAACATCTGGCTTATTGTTGCATTGCTTTTACTGGCTGCCATACTTGGCGATAGTTGCAACTACCTGATCGGACGCCGTTTTGGAACTAAGATCCAGCATATCCGCCTTTTTGGAAAGAGAATGATCAAGCCTGAACATCT
Coding sequences:
- a CDS encoding VTT domain-containing protein produces the protein MEFFNQILDVFFHLDTHLGHIIEQYGAWTYAVLFLIIFIETGVVFMPFLPGDSLLFAAGMMAAKYPDSLNIWLIVALLLLAAILGDSCNYLIGRRFGTKIQHIRLFGKRMIKPEHLAHTQGFYEKYGASTIVIARFVPIVRTLAPFVGGVAAMNYRVFFKFNIVGAILWVVSLAFAGYFLGSIPLVRDNFEKVVLGIVALSVLPIFWQLVKAKFRSSRPEVIV